In Malus sylvestris chromosome 16, drMalSylv7.2, whole genome shotgun sequence, the following are encoded in one genomic region:
- the LOC126608397 gene encoding nucleotide-sugar uncharacterized transporter 1-like isoform X2, protein MLNFFLRKGVRKILKRKDSDAGERGRALEDLRSALFNEFRSSDGARRQQQQLCGPATALTFNFVIAVGIIFVNKLVLKVVGFQFPIFLTFIHYVISWLLMALLNALSILPACPSKSTRSSTLFTLGFVMAFSTGLANVSLKYNRIFVVQQESFFLEALAWIIPSAVNKILWSSLQQQENWTALALMWKTTPITLFFLVALIPWLDPPGALSFNWNFNNTLAILMSAILGFLLQWSGALALGATSAVTHVVLGQFKTCVILLGNYYLFSSNPGKTSISGAFTAIAGMSIYTYLNLKLQSNKTFPRQASSLPKSKENSYTHVGNYGSESV, encoded by the exons ATGTTAAATTTCTTTCTAAGGAAAGGCGTTAGGAAGATTCTCAAGCGCAAGGATAGTGATGCTGGTGAAAGAG GAAGAGCTCTAGAAGACTTGCGATCTGCTCTTTTTAATGAATTCCGCTCATCCGATGGTGCAAGGCGTCAACAACAACAGCTATGTGGCCCTGCCACTGCTCTTACCTTCAATTTTGTAATTGCCGTTGGCATAATTTTCGTGAACAAATTG GTGCTCAAAGTTGTTGGGTTCCAGTTTCCTATATTTCTCACCTTTATCCACTATGTAATAAGCTGGTTATTAATGGCCCTTCTAAATGCTCTTTCTATCCTCCCTGCATGTCCCTCAAAATCGACCCGCTCATCTACATTATTTACTCTTGGCTTTGTCATGGCTTTCTCTACTGGCCTTGCAAATGTTAGCTTGAAGTATAATAG AATTTTTGTTGTACAACAAGAGAGTTTCTTTCTCGAAG CATTAGCATGGATAATACCAAGTGCAGTCAACAAAATTCTTTGGTCTAGCTTGCAACAGCAGGAAAATTGGACAGCCTTAGC ATTAATGTGGAAGACAACGCCAATCACTCTATTTTTCCTTGTCGCACTAATCCCTTGGTTAGATCCACCTGGTGCCCTATCTTTCAATTGGAACTTCAACAACACCTTGGCAATTCTCATGTCAGCTATTCTTGGCTTCTTGCTTCAGTGGTCAGGCGCTCTAGCACTTGG GGCAACATCTGCTGTCACACATGTCGTTCTTGGTCAATTTAAAACATGcgtcattcttctaggaaactATTACCTCTTTAGTTCCAATCCAGGCAAGACAAGCATTTCTGGGGCTTTCACAGCCATTGCCGGAATGTCCATTTACACTTACCTTAATTTGAAGCTGCAATCAAACAAAACTTTCCCTCGGCAAGCGTCTTCTTTACCAAAATCTAAAGAAAACAGCTACACCCACGTTGGAAATTATGGTTCGGAATCTGTCTAA
- the LOC126608397 gene encoding nucleotide-sugar uncharacterized transporter 1-like isoform X1 has protein sequence MLNFFLRKGVRKILKRKDSDAGERGRALEDLRSALFNEFRSSDGARRQQQQLCGPATALTFNFVIAVGIIFVNKLVLKVVGFQFPIFLTFIHYVISWLLMALLNALSILPACPSKSTRSSTLFTLGFVMAFSTGLANVSLKYNSVGFYQMSKIAVTPSIVLAEFLLYNKRVSFSKVLALTVVSIGVAVATVTDLQFHLFGACIALAWIIPSAVNKILWSSLQQQENWTALALMWKTTPITLFFLVALIPWLDPPGALSFNWNFNNTLAILMSAILGFLLQWSGALALGATSAVTHVVLGQFKTCVILLGNYYLFSSNPGKTSISGAFTAIAGMSIYTYLNLKLQSNKTFPRQASSLPKSKENSYTHVGNYGSESV, from the exons ATGTTAAATTTCTTTCTAAGGAAAGGCGTTAGGAAGATTCTCAAGCGCAAGGATAGTGATGCTGGTGAAAGAG GAAGAGCTCTAGAAGACTTGCGATCTGCTCTTTTTAATGAATTCCGCTCATCCGATGGTGCAAGGCGTCAACAACAACAGCTATGTGGCCCTGCCACTGCTCTTACCTTCAATTTTGTAATTGCCGTTGGCATAATTTTCGTGAACAAATTG GTGCTCAAAGTTGTTGGGTTCCAGTTTCCTATATTTCTCACCTTTATCCACTATGTAATAAGCTGGTTATTAATGGCCCTTCTAAATGCTCTTTCTATCCTCCCTGCATGTCCCTCAAAATCGACCCGCTCATCTACATTATTTACTCTTGGCTTTGTCATGGCTTTCTCTACTGGCCTTGCAAATGTTAGCTTGAAGTATAATAG tgtggggttttatcagaTGTCTAAAATTGCGGTTACGCCATCAATTGTTCTCGCAGAATTTTTGTTGTACAACAAGAGAGTTTCTTTCTCGAAG GTTCTAGCGCTTACAGTAGTATCGATTGGTGTTGCTGTCGCTACAGTAACTGATCTGCAATTTCATCTCTTTGGTGCTTGTATAGCATTAGCATGGATAATACCAAGTGCAGTCAACAAAATTCTTTGGTCTAGCTTGCAACAGCAGGAAAATTGGACAGCCTTAGC ATTAATGTGGAAGACAACGCCAATCACTCTATTTTTCCTTGTCGCACTAATCCCTTGGTTAGATCCACCTGGTGCCCTATCTTTCAATTGGAACTTCAACAACACCTTGGCAATTCTCATGTCAGCTATTCTTGGCTTCTTGCTTCAGTGGTCAGGCGCTCTAGCACTTGG GGCAACATCTGCTGTCACACATGTCGTTCTTGGTCAATTTAAAACATGcgtcattcttctaggaaactATTACCTCTTTAGTTCCAATCCAGGCAAGACAAGCATTTCTGGGGCTTTCACAGCCATTGCCGGAATGTCCATTTACACTTACCTTAATTTGAAGCTGCAATCAAACAAAACTTTCCCTCGGCAAGCGTCTTCTTTACCAAAATCTAAAGAAAACAGCTACACCCACGTTGGAAATTATGGTTCGGAATCTGTCTAA